GGACCATCCCGCCTTTGGGAAGGTAAAGCAAGCGGGATTTCCCATAAAGTACTCGGAAACACCACTGCAGGTGAGACATTTTGCGCCGTTCTTCAGCCAGAATGAGGATGAGTTGCTGGAGGAAGTGGGATACTTTGATGATGAGCGAGAGCGCTTGCGCCAGGAGGGGGTAATTGGTCAGCCGAGTCAGCGAGTCGGCATTAAAGCTCACGCGTAGTAACGCCCGTCTTGAAGGCCAGCCAGAGCATTTTCGTTCATCCCAACAGGTAACCAGCAAAACACCTGATAACGGAATCGCAGTGGATCAAGAGTTGGCGCCGATACTTAGGGCATCGCCACCGGGATGAAGGCTGAAGATGGGCTATACGCCTTTCTTAAATCAGAGATTCCCTAACGGCTTTGCGGAAGAGGTATATTTGCGATAATGGTTCTCATAGGCAGGAAATAAGAGAAAAGGGGAGAGGGATGCAACAGAAATGGACTCCATGGTACAAAGTGGCGGCCTTGGTTCTGGTTCTGGCATTAGCAGCGTCCATTATAGCCGCCTGTGGCGATGATGAGAAAGAGGAAGCTTTAACACCATCAGCGTCGGCACCCGCGGCGACAACAGCTGCGGCAACAACGCCCACAATTACTGTCTCGAATGAGCCGATAAAGATCGGCCTTCTGTCGTCATGGAGCGGTTCGGCGGGTCTTGCCGGCTTTCTTGTCAATGATGCCATGAAGATCGTGCAAAAGCAAATTGATGACAGAGGCGGCATCAACGTCGGCGGAGTGATAAGACCCGTCGAGTGGATCAAGTACGATGACAAGACTCAGGTGGCCCAGAGCGGTGTGGGATACAAGAAGCTGGTACTGCAGGATCATGTCTCGGCAGTCCTTTATGGCGGAGCGTCGACACCCTGCCTTACCGCTGCCTCCGATGCTGCGGAAGAACTCAAAGTGCCTCTATTCAGCGTCGGTGCAACTCCGGCGGATTTGACTGACAGGCCATATACCATCCGTTGCGTCTACCCGAACCTTAACGACCTCGGAGAGCTGGAAGCGCGTTTTGTGGCAAGCTATTTCAAGCCTGAGACGGTAGGCTTTCTCACAACGGACATGACAGAGTTGCGTGAACGCGTAAGGATTATGAAGGACGTGTTCAAGGCTGCCGGTGACATAAAGACTGTCTATGAAGAATATGCCCCGGTCGGCACCGTGGATTTCTCATCGCTCCTCACCGGTGTCAGAAGGGCGAATCCTGACATCCTTATGATCAATGGTGGCGGCCCTGAGAGTTTCCATATC
The genomic region above belongs to Dehalococcoidia bacterium and contains:
- a CDS encoding ABC transporter substrate-binding protein — encoded protein: MQQKWTPWYKVAALVLVLALAASIIAACGDDEKEEALTPSASAPAATTAAATTPTITVSNEPIKIGLLSSWSGSAGLAGFLVNDAMKIVQKQIDDRGGINVGGVIRPVEWIKYDDKTQVAQSGVGYKKLVLQDHVSAVLYGGASTPCLTAASDAAEELKVPLFSVGATPADLTDRPYTIRCVYPNLNDLGELEARFVASYFKPETVGFLTTDMTELRERVRIMKDVFKAAGDIKTVYEEYAPVGTVDFSSLLTGVRRANPDILMINGGGPESFHIAIFNQMPQLGGWGDITVFSTDGASSGATALKEKGAEGTYHWVSWAPGFPFPAAAAFEQTVRDVLNRSAQATDTFMYIPPWVAITAIEMAGSDKPEDIARAARSGDLAWEGPAGPITIQANGLHSNVGNIVQYKDGKLTLVSSLKDLQADVKR